From a single Columba livia isolate bColLiv1 breed racing homer chromosome 19, bColLiv1.pat.W.v2, whole genome shotgun sequence genomic region:
- the GAPVD1 gene encoding GTPase-activating protein and VPS9 domain-containing protein 1 isoform X2 yields the protein MEMSLVPVCHTCGRRGTRSLPKMVKLDIHTLAHHLKQERLYVNSEKQLIQRLNADVLKTAEKLYRTAWISKQQRINLDRLIITSAEASPAECCQHAKILEDTQFVDGYKQLGFQETAYGEFLNRLRENPRLIASCLVAGEKLNQDNTQSVIHTVFTSIYGNCIMQEDESYLLQVLRYLIEFELKESDNPRRLLRRGTCAFSILFKLFSEGLFSAKLFLTATLHEPIMQLLVEDEDHLETDPNKLIERFSPVQQEKLFGEKGTEKFRQRVQEMVDSNEAKLVTLVNKFIGYLKQNTYCFPHSLRWIVSQMYKTLSCVDRLEVGEVRAMCTDLLLACFICPAIVNPEQYGIISDAPINEVARFNLMQVGRLLQQLAMTGSEEGDPRTKSSLAKFDKSCVAAFLDVVIDGRAVETPPMSPVNPLEGLSRTVVYVTHSQLTALVGFMRNVMSSDQLKEDRMALENLLANLPQNKPGKSSSLEMTPYNTPQLSPATTPANKKNRLPIGQQLAAITAWDTSAANLSAHITLVTPFATRSRSRSNIQMDQHGDHEGSSQEPVPAAQAEEVLVISLGTAPQVTPGMMSENEVLNMQLADGGQGDVPVDENKLHGKPDKTLRFSLCSDNLEGISEGPSNRSNSVSSLDLEGESVSELGAGPSGSNGVEALQLLEHEQATTQDNLDDKLRKFEIRDMMGLTDDRDISETVSETWSTDVLGSDFDPNIDEDRLQEIAGAAAENMLGSLLCLPGSGSVLLDPCTGSTISETTSEAWSVEVLPSDSEAPDLKQEERLQELESCSGLGSTSDDTDVREVSSRPSTPGLSVVSGISATSEDIPNKIEDLRSECSSDFGGKDSVTSPDMDETAHGASQLTSPPSQTDSLLALFDPLSSNEGVSAVVRPKVHYARPSHPPPDPPILEGAMGGNEARLPNFGSHTLIPTDLEAFKQRHSYPERLVRSRSSDIVSSVRRPMSDPGWNRRPGNEERELPMPSAGAAALAAASQSSSSSPSKDSSRGEIEDRKDSDDEKSDRNKPWWRKRFVSAMPKAPIPFRKKEKQEKDKDDMVPDRYPALQDDPSPRVSAQAQAAEDILDKYRNAIKRTSPSEGAIANYDSAEALGDGESMHDSPRDEALQNMSADDLPDSASQVAQPQSSAFSYRDAKKKLRLALCSADSVAFPMLTHSTRNGLPDHTDPEDNEIVCFLKVQLAEAINLQDKNLMAQLQETMRCVSRFDNRTCRKLLASIAEDYRKRAPYIAYLTRCRQGLQTTQAHLERLLQRVLRDKEVANRYFTTVCVRLLLESKEKKIREFIQDFQKLTAADDKTAQVEDFLQFLYGAMAQDAIWQNASEEQLQDAQLAIERSVMNRIFKLAFYPNQDGDILRDQVLHEHIQRLSKVVTANHKALQIPEVYLREAPWPSAQSEIRTISAYKTPRDKVQCILRMCSTIMNLLSLANEDSVPGADDFVPVLVFVLIKANPPCLLSTVQYISSFYANCLSGEESYWWMQFTAAVEFIKTIDDRK from the exons TGGACGCCGTGGGACCCGCTCGCTGCCCAAGATGGTGAAGCTGGACATCCACACGCTGGCCCATCACCTCAAGCAGGAGCGGCTCTACGTCAACTCAGAAAAGCAACTGATTCAGAGGCTCAATGCAGACGTCCTGAAGACAGCAGAGAAGCTGTACCGCACAGCGTGGATTTCCAAGCAGCAAAGGATTAACCTGGACAGACTGATCATTACAAG tgccGAAGCTTCTCCTGCCGAGTGTTGCCAGCATGCTAAAATCTTGGAGGACACGCAGTTTGTGGATGGATATAAGCAGTTGGGATTTCAGGAGACGGCTTACGGAGAATTCCTGAACAGGTTGAGAGAGAACCCAAGGCTTATTGCGTCCTGTCTGGTTGCCGGAGAGAAGCTCAACCAGGACAACACTCAGAGTGTCATTCACACGGTCTTCACCTCCATTTACGGCAACTGCATCATGCAGGAGGATGAGAGCTACCTCCTGCAGGTGCTCCGGTACCTGATTGAGTTTGAGCTCAAGGAGAGCGACAACCCGCGGCGGCTGCTCAGACGAGGCACCTGTGCCTTCAGCATCTTGTTCAAACTTTTCTCTGAAGGACTcttctctgcaaagcttttTCTTACTGCAACTTTGCATGAGCCGATCATGCAGCTCCTGGTTGAAGATGAAGACCACCTGGAAACCGATCCAAACAAGTTAATTGAGAGATTCTCTCCGGTTCAGCAGGAAAAGTTGTTTGGAGAGAAAGGCACAGAGAAGTTCAGGCAGAGAGTGCAGGAGATGGTTGACTCCAATGAGGCCAAGCTGGTGACCTTGGTGAACAAGTTCATCGGGTATCTCAAACAAAACACGTACTGTTTTCCGCACAGCTTGCGCTGGATCGTGTCTCAGATGTACAAAACGCTCTCGTgtgtggacaggctggaggtcGGGGAGGTCAGAGCCATGTGCACGGATCTTCTCCTCGCCTGTTTCATCTGCCCCGCGATTGTGAACCCAGAGCAGTACGGGATCATTTCTGATGCTCCTATAAATGAAGTGGCAAGATTTAACCTGATGCAG GTGGGGaggctcctgcagcagctggccaTGACGGGCTCCGAGGAGGGGGATCCCCGCACCAAGAGCAGCCTGGCCAAGTTCGACAAG agctgtgtgGCTGCGTTCCTGGATGTGGTTATCGACGGCCGGGCGGTTGAAACTCCCCCCATGTCTCCCGTGAACCCGCTGGAGGGGCTGAGCAGGACCGTGGTGTACGTGACGCACAGCCAGCTCACGGCCCTG GTTGGCTTTATGCGGAATGTAATGTCAAGTGATCAACTTAAGGAAGATCGGATGGCTTTGGAAAACTTGCTGGCAAACCTACCCCAGAACAAAccagggaaaagcagcagcctggAAATGACTCCGTATAATACCCCACAGCTTTCTCCTGCAACTACTCCGGCTAACAAGAAAAATCGATTACCAATAG GACAGCAGTTGGCAGCCATTACTGCCTGGGACACTTCTGCTGCCAATCTTTCAGCTCATATAACTCTAGTAACCCCGTTTG CGACTCGCAGCAGAAGCAGATCGAACATTCAGATGGACCAGCACGGGGACCACGAGGGCTCCTCGCAGGAGCCCGTCCCGGCGGCTCAGGCGGAGGAGGTGCTGGTGATCTCCCTGGGGACGGCTCCGCAGGTCACTCCCGGCATGATGTCCGAAAACGAG GTCTTAAATATGCAGCTTGCAGATGGTGGGCAAGGAGATGTCCCTGTTGATGAAAACAAGCTCCATGGTAAACCTGATAAAACCTTGCGCTTTTCCCTCTGCAGTGATAATCTGGAAGGAATATCTGAAG GTCCTTCGAATCGCTCCAACTCGGTGTCGTCTCTGGATCTGGAGGGGGAGTCGGTGTCGGAGCTGGGCGCGGGCCCCTCGGGCAGCAACGGCGTGgaggccctgcagctgctggagcacgAGCAAG cCACGACTCAGGATAATCTCGATGACAAGCTCCGTAAGTTTGAAATCCGTGATATGATGGGATTGACTGATGACAGAGACATCTCGGAAACCGTCAGCGAAACTTGGAGTACGGATGTATTGGGAAGTGACTTCGATCCAAATATCGATGAAGATCGCTTGCAAGAAATAGCAG GTGCAGCTGCAGAGAACATGCTAGGCAGCTTGCTGTGTTTACCAGGTTCAGGATCCGTGTTGCTTGATCCCTGCACAGGTTCAACCATATCAGAAACCACAAGCGAGGCCTGGAGTGTGGAAGTATTGCCAAGCGACTCAG AGGCTCCAGACTTAAAACAGGAGgagaggctgcaggagctggagagctgctcggggctgggCAGCACGTCTGACGACACGGACGTGCGGGAGGTCAGTTCTCGGCCCAGCACGCCGGGCCTCAGCGTCGTATCAG GTATTAGTGCAACGTCTGAAGATATTCCTAATAAGATTGAGGATCTCAGGTCCGAATGCAGCTCTGACTTTGGGGGAAAAGATTCTGTGACAAGTCCTGACATGGATGAAACAGCCCATG gaGCCAGTCAGTTGACGTCTCCTCCTTCTCAGACAGATTCTTTGCTTGCGCTGTTTGACCCTCTGTCCTCAAATGAGG GTGTATCAGCCGTAGTAAGGCCTAAAGTGCACTATGCAAGACCCTCTCACCCCCCACCGGATCCACCCATCCTGGAAGGAGCGATGGGAGGTAACGAGGCCCGATTACCAAACTTTGGGTCTCACACTTTAATTCCGACCGATTTAGAAGCGTTCAAGCAGAGGCATTCTTACCCAGAAAGGCTGGTCCGCAGCAGGAGTTCAGATATAGTGTCCTCAGTTCGGAGGCCCATGAGTGACCCCGGCTGGAACAGACGTCCTGGCAACGAGGAGAGGGAGCTGCCGATGCCGAGCGCCGGGGCTGCTGCTCTGGCGGCTGCGTCTCAGTCCTCGTCTTCCTCTCCCAGCAAGGACTCCTCCAGGGGAGAG ATTGAAGATCGAAAAGACAGTGACGATGAGAAGTCTGACAGGAACAAACCCTGGTGGAGGAAACGTTTTGTGTCTGCCATGCCCAAAG CTCCTATtccatttagaaagaaagaaaaacaagaaaaagacaaagatgaCATGGTGCCTGACAGGTACCCAGCGCTTCAAG ATGATCCCAGCCCGAGGGTCAGTGCCCAGGCACAAGCCGCGGAGGACATTCTGGACAAATACAGGAACGCAATTAAGAGAACCAGTCCTAGTGAAGGAGCTATAGCAAACTACGACAGTGCGG AGGCTCTCGGGGACGGTGAGAGCATGCACGACTCTCCACGCGACGAGGCTTTGCAGAACATGTCTGCAGATGATCTTCCAGACTCTGCAAGTCAAGTAGCGCAGCCACAGAGCTCCGCTTTCTCCTATAG gGATGCGAAGAAGAAATTGAGATTGGCGCTTTGTTCAGCAGATTCTGTTGCCTTCCCAATGCTGACACATTCAACAAGGAACGGTCTGCCAGACCACACAGACCCTGAAG ATAATGAAATCGTGTGCTTCTTGAAAGTTCAGCTGGCTGAAGCCATCAACCTCCAAGACAAGAACCTGATGGCCCAGCTGCAGGAGACCATGCGATGTGTGAGCCGCTTCGATAACAGGACCTGTCGAAAGCTGCTGGCATCGATTGCGGAGGACTATAG GAAAAGAGCTCCATATATCGCTTATTTGACTCGATGTCGCCAAGGCCTGCAAACAACACAAGCGCACTTGGAAAGGCTGTTGCAAAGAGTTCTGCGAGATAAAGAAGTGGCCAACAGATACTTCACTACAGTGTGTGtgaggctgctgctggagagcaaagaaaagaaaataagggagTTTATTCAAG ATTTCCAGAAACTCACAGCAGCAGATGATAAAACAGCCCAAGTTGAGGATTTTCTTCAGTTCCTCTATGGGGCTATGGCTCAGGACGCCATATGGCAGAATGCCAGTGAGGAGCAGCTTCAGGATGCACAATTAGCGATAGAACGCAGCGTGATGAATCGGATTTTCAAACTTGCATTCTACCCTAATCAGGATGGAGATATTTTGCGTGACCA GGTCCTCCACGAGCACATACAGAGGTTATCTAAAGTGGTGACCGCAAACCACAAAGCGCTGCAGATACCCGAG GTGTATCTCCGGGAGGCACCGTGGCCATCTGCACAGTCTGAAATCCGCACAATAAGCGCTTATAAAACCCCCCGAGACAAAGTACAGTGTATCCTGCGAATGTGTTCAACCATCATGAACCTGCTTAGTCTGGCAAATGAAGATTCAGTACCTGGGGCAGATGATTTTGTTCCCGTTCTGGTCTTTGTCCTCATAAAG GCCAATCCACCTTGCTTGCTGTCCACTGTTCAGTACATCAGTAGTTTCTATGCCAACTGTTTGTCTGGAGAAGAATCGTACTGGTGGATGCAGTTCACGGCAGCCGTTGAATTCATTAAAACTATTGACGATCGCAAGTAG
- the GAPVD1 gene encoding GTPase-activating protein and VPS9 domain-containing protein 1 isoform X8: MVKLDIHTLAHHLKQERLYVNSEKQLIQRLNADVLKTAEKLYRTAWISKQQRINLDRLIITSAEASPAECCQHAKILEDTQFVDGYKQLGFQETAYGEFLNRLRENPRLIASCLVAGEKLNQDNTQSVIHTVFTSIYGNCIMQEDESYLLQVLRYLIEFELKESDNPRRLLRRGTCAFSILFKLFSEGLFSAKLFLTATLHEPIMQLLVEDEDHLETDPNKLIERFSPVQQEKLFGEKGTEKFRQRVQEMVDSNEAKLVTLVNKFIGYLKQNTYCFPHSLRWIVSQMYKTLSCVDRLEVGEVRAMCTDLLLACFICPAIVNPEQYGIISDAPINEVARFNLMQVGRLLQQLAMTGSEEGDPRTKSSLAKFDKSCVAAFLDVVIDGRAVETPPMSPVNPLEGLSRTVVYVTHSQLTALVGFMRNVMSSDQLKEDRMALENLLANLPQNKPGKSSSLEMTPYNTPQLSPATTPANKKNRLPIATRSRSRSNIQMDQHGDHEGSSQEPVPAAQAEEVLVISLGTAPQVTPGMMSENEVLNMQLADGGQGDVPVDENKLHGKPDKTLRFSLCSDNLEGISEGPSNRSNSVSSLDLEGESVSELGAGPSGSNGVEALQLLEHEQATTQDNLDDKLRKFEIRDMMGLTDDRDISETVSETWSTDVLGSDFDPNIDEDRLQEIAGSTISETTSEAWSVEVLPSDSEAPDLKQEERLQELESCSGLGSTSDDTDVREVSSRPSTPGLSVVSGISATSEDIPNKIEDLRSECSSDFGGKDSVTSPDMDETAHGASQLTSPPSQTDSLLALFDPLSSNEGVSAVVRPKVHYARPSHPPPDPPILEGAMGGNEARLPNFGSHTLIPTDLEAFKQRHSYPERLVRSRSSDIVSSVRRPMSDPGWNRRPGNEERELPMPSAGAAALAAASQSSSSSPSKDSSRGEIEDRKDSDDEKSDRNKPWWRKRFVSAMPKAPIPFRKKEKQEKDKDDMVPDRYPALQDDPSPRVSAQAQAAEDILDKYRNAIKRTSPSEGAIANYDSAEALGDGESMHDSPRDEALQNMSADDLPDSASQVAQPQSSAFSYRDAKKKLRLALCSADSVAFPMLTHSTRNGLPDHTDPEDNEIVCFLKVQLAEAINLQDKNLMAQLQETMRCVSRFDNRTCRKLLASIAEDYRKRAPYIAYLTRCRQGLQTTQAHLERLLQRVLRDKEVANRYFTTVCVRLLLESKEKKIREFIQDFQKLTAADDKTAQVEDFLQFLYGAMAQDAIWQNASEEQLQDAQLAIERSVMNRIFKLAFYPNQDGDILRDQVLHEHIQRLSKVVTANHKALQIPEVYLREAPWPSAQSEIRTISAYKTPRDKVQCILRMCSTIMNLLSLANEDSVPGADDFVPVLVFVLIKANPPCLLSTVQYISSFYANCLSGEESYWWMQFTAAVEFIKTIDDRK, translated from the exons ATGGTGAAGCTGGACATCCACACGCTGGCCCATCACCTCAAGCAGGAGCGGCTCTACGTCAACTCAGAAAAGCAACTGATTCAGAGGCTCAATGCAGACGTCCTGAAGACAGCAGAGAAGCTGTACCGCACAGCGTGGATTTCCAAGCAGCAAAGGATTAACCTGGACAGACTGATCATTACAAG tgccGAAGCTTCTCCTGCCGAGTGTTGCCAGCATGCTAAAATCTTGGAGGACACGCAGTTTGTGGATGGATATAAGCAGTTGGGATTTCAGGAGACGGCTTACGGAGAATTCCTGAACAGGTTGAGAGAGAACCCAAGGCTTATTGCGTCCTGTCTGGTTGCCGGAGAGAAGCTCAACCAGGACAACACTCAGAGTGTCATTCACACGGTCTTCACCTCCATTTACGGCAACTGCATCATGCAGGAGGATGAGAGCTACCTCCTGCAGGTGCTCCGGTACCTGATTGAGTTTGAGCTCAAGGAGAGCGACAACCCGCGGCGGCTGCTCAGACGAGGCACCTGTGCCTTCAGCATCTTGTTCAAACTTTTCTCTGAAGGACTcttctctgcaaagcttttTCTTACTGCAACTTTGCATGAGCCGATCATGCAGCTCCTGGTTGAAGATGAAGACCACCTGGAAACCGATCCAAACAAGTTAATTGAGAGATTCTCTCCGGTTCAGCAGGAAAAGTTGTTTGGAGAGAAAGGCACAGAGAAGTTCAGGCAGAGAGTGCAGGAGATGGTTGACTCCAATGAGGCCAAGCTGGTGACCTTGGTGAACAAGTTCATCGGGTATCTCAAACAAAACACGTACTGTTTTCCGCACAGCTTGCGCTGGATCGTGTCTCAGATGTACAAAACGCTCTCGTgtgtggacaggctggaggtcGGGGAGGTCAGAGCCATGTGCACGGATCTTCTCCTCGCCTGTTTCATCTGCCCCGCGATTGTGAACCCAGAGCAGTACGGGATCATTTCTGATGCTCCTATAAATGAAGTGGCAAGATTTAACCTGATGCAG GTGGGGaggctcctgcagcagctggccaTGACGGGCTCCGAGGAGGGGGATCCCCGCACCAAGAGCAGCCTGGCCAAGTTCGACAAG agctgtgtgGCTGCGTTCCTGGATGTGGTTATCGACGGCCGGGCGGTTGAAACTCCCCCCATGTCTCCCGTGAACCCGCTGGAGGGGCTGAGCAGGACCGTGGTGTACGTGACGCACAGCCAGCTCACGGCCCTG GTTGGCTTTATGCGGAATGTAATGTCAAGTGATCAACTTAAGGAAGATCGGATGGCTTTGGAAAACTTGCTGGCAAACCTACCCCAGAACAAAccagggaaaagcagcagcctggAAATGACTCCGTATAATACCCCACAGCTTTCTCCTGCAACTACTCCGGCTAACAAGAAAAATCGATTACCAATAG CGACTCGCAGCAGAAGCAGATCGAACATTCAGATGGACCAGCACGGGGACCACGAGGGCTCCTCGCAGGAGCCCGTCCCGGCGGCTCAGGCGGAGGAGGTGCTGGTGATCTCCCTGGGGACGGCTCCGCAGGTCACTCCCGGCATGATGTCCGAAAACGAG GTCTTAAATATGCAGCTTGCAGATGGTGGGCAAGGAGATGTCCCTGTTGATGAAAACAAGCTCCATGGTAAACCTGATAAAACCTTGCGCTTTTCCCTCTGCAGTGATAATCTGGAAGGAATATCTGAAG GTCCTTCGAATCGCTCCAACTCGGTGTCGTCTCTGGATCTGGAGGGGGAGTCGGTGTCGGAGCTGGGCGCGGGCCCCTCGGGCAGCAACGGCGTGgaggccctgcagctgctggagcacgAGCAAG cCACGACTCAGGATAATCTCGATGACAAGCTCCGTAAGTTTGAAATCCGTGATATGATGGGATTGACTGATGACAGAGACATCTCGGAAACCGTCAGCGAAACTTGGAGTACGGATGTATTGGGAAGTGACTTCGATCCAAATATCGATGAAGATCGCTTGCAAGAAATAGCAG GTTCAACCATATCAGAAACCACAAGCGAGGCCTGGAGTGTGGAAGTATTGCCAAGCGACTCAG AGGCTCCAGACTTAAAACAGGAGgagaggctgcaggagctggagagctgctcggggctgggCAGCACGTCTGACGACACGGACGTGCGGGAGGTCAGTTCTCGGCCCAGCACGCCGGGCCTCAGCGTCGTATCAG GTATTAGTGCAACGTCTGAAGATATTCCTAATAAGATTGAGGATCTCAGGTCCGAATGCAGCTCTGACTTTGGGGGAAAAGATTCTGTGACAAGTCCTGACATGGATGAAACAGCCCATG gaGCCAGTCAGTTGACGTCTCCTCCTTCTCAGACAGATTCTTTGCTTGCGCTGTTTGACCCTCTGTCCTCAAATGAGG GTGTATCAGCCGTAGTAAGGCCTAAAGTGCACTATGCAAGACCCTCTCACCCCCCACCGGATCCACCCATCCTGGAAGGAGCGATGGGAGGTAACGAGGCCCGATTACCAAACTTTGGGTCTCACACTTTAATTCCGACCGATTTAGAAGCGTTCAAGCAGAGGCATTCTTACCCAGAAAGGCTGGTCCGCAGCAGGAGTTCAGATATAGTGTCCTCAGTTCGGAGGCCCATGAGTGACCCCGGCTGGAACAGACGTCCTGGCAACGAGGAGAGGGAGCTGCCGATGCCGAGCGCCGGGGCTGCTGCTCTGGCGGCTGCGTCTCAGTCCTCGTCTTCCTCTCCCAGCAAGGACTCCTCCAGGGGAGAG ATTGAAGATCGAAAAGACAGTGACGATGAGAAGTCTGACAGGAACAAACCCTGGTGGAGGAAACGTTTTGTGTCTGCCATGCCCAAAG CTCCTATtccatttagaaagaaagaaaaacaagaaaaagacaaagatgaCATGGTGCCTGACAGGTACCCAGCGCTTCAAG ATGATCCCAGCCCGAGGGTCAGTGCCCAGGCACAAGCCGCGGAGGACATTCTGGACAAATACAGGAACGCAATTAAGAGAACCAGTCCTAGTGAAGGAGCTATAGCAAACTACGACAGTGCGG AGGCTCTCGGGGACGGTGAGAGCATGCACGACTCTCCACGCGACGAGGCTTTGCAGAACATGTCTGCAGATGATCTTCCAGACTCTGCAAGTCAAGTAGCGCAGCCACAGAGCTCCGCTTTCTCCTATAG gGATGCGAAGAAGAAATTGAGATTGGCGCTTTGTTCAGCAGATTCTGTTGCCTTCCCAATGCTGACACATTCAACAAGGAACGGTCTGCCAGACCACACAGACCCTGAAG ATAATGAAATCGTGTGCTTCTTGAAAGTTCAGCTGGCTGAAGCCATCAACCTCCAAGACAAGAACCTGATGGCCCAGCTGCAGGAGACCATGCGATGTGTGAGCCGCTTCGATAACAGGACCTGTCGAAAGCTGCTGGCATCGATTGCGGAGGACTATAG GAAAAGAGCTCCATATATCGCTTATTTGACTCGATGTCGCCAAGGCCTGCAAACAACACAAGCGCACTTGGAAAGGCTGTTGCAAAGAGTTCTGCGAGATAAAGAAGTGGCCAACAGATACTTCACTACAGTGTGTGtgaggctgctgctggagagcaaagaaaagaaaataagggagTTTATTCAAG ATTTCCAGAAACTCACAGCAGCAGATGATAAAACAGCCCAAGTTGAGGATTTTCTTCAGTTCCTCTATGGGGCTATGGCTCAGGACGCCATATGGCAGAATGCCAGTGAGGAGCAGCTTCAGGATGCACAATTAGCGATAGAACGCAGCGTGATGAATCGGATTTTCAAACTTGCATTCTACCCTAATCAGGATGGAGATATTTTGCGTGACCA GGTCCTCCACGAGCACATACAGAGGTTATCTAAAGTGGTGACCGCAAACCACAAAGCGCTGCAGATACCCGAG GTGTATCTCCGGGAGGCACCGTGGCCATCTGCACAGTCTGAAATCCGCACAATAAGCGCTTATAAAACCCCCCGAGACAAAGTACAGTGTATCCTGCGAATGTGTTCAACCATCATGAACCTGCTTAGTCTGGCAAATGAAGATTCAGTACCTGGGGCAGATGATTTTGTTCCCGTTCTGGTCTTTGTCCTCATAAAG GCCAATCCACCTTGCTTGCTGTCCACTGTTCAGTACATCAGTAGTTTCTATGCCAACTGTTTGTCTGGAGAAGAATCGTACTGGTGGATGCAGTTCACGGCAGCCGTTGAATTCATTAAAACTATTGACGATCGCAAGTAG